A region of Candidatus Aegiribacteria sp. DNA encodes the following proteins:
- the map gene encoding type I methionyl aminopeptidase, translating to MGIITGSDLDLMKESGRIVRRALDEMRAFIEPGVTTKEIDSVGRGVIEAEGAIPSFLGYNGYPAAICVSINNEVVHGIPSVNREVMDGDLVSIDAGAFKNGFHGDAADTVIVGLADPRAMLLVRTVYEARDKGIETARPGNTLGDVGSVIQDHVEAQGFSVVRALVGHGIGRKLHEPPQVPNFGRAGKGMKLSEGLAIAIEPMINIGGYRVRTLQDNWTIVTADGSFSAHAEHSIVVCGNEPLILTA from the coding sequence ATGGGAATAATCACCGGTAGTGATCTGGATCTCATGAAGGAATCCGGCAGGATTGTCAGACGCGCTCTCGACGAGATGAGAGCATTCATTGAACCGGGGGTTACTACAAAGGAGATCGATTCGGTGGGCAGGGGAGTTATCGAAGCTGAGGGGGCGATTCCCTCATTCCTGGGTTACAACGGATATCCTGCCGCAATTTGTGTTTCGATAAATAATGAGGTTGTGCATGGCATTCCCTCCGTGAACAGAGAAGTTATGGACGGAGATCTTGTCAGCATAGACGCGGGAGCTTTCAAGAACGGGTTCCACGGAGATGCCGCGGACACAGTTATCGTCGGACTGGCTGACCCAAGGGCAATGCTGCTGGTGAGAACAGTATATGAAGCTCGGGACAAGGGTATCGAAACAGCAAGACCAGGGAATACCCTTGGTGATGTTGGTTCAGTGATTCAGGACCATGTAGAAGCTCAGGGCTTCAGTGTTGTCAGGGCACTTGTTGGCCATGGAATCGGAAGGAAGCTGCACGAGCCACCGCAGGTACCTAACTTCGGAAGAGCCGGAAAAGGCATGAAGCTTTCAGAGGGCCTTGCTATCGCAATTGAACCAATGATAAATATCGGCGGATACAGAGTCAGAACACTGCAGGACAACTGGACCATCGTTACTGCTGATGGAAGCTTTTCTGCCCATG